Proteins from one Anaerohalosphaeraceae bacterium genomic window:
- a CDS encoding aldose epimerase family protein, whose protein sequence is MKKRNGLVGLTAGLMLFAGACNWQIWRLQGKESARMSVQKEPFGVLPDGRSADLYILKNSSGMTAKITNYGGHVVALYVPDRNGKLEDILLGHDELKGYLERKTNPYFGCIIGRYGNRIGQAKFTLDGKEYKLAANDGANHLHGGVDGFDRRLWTAKPFTTKNTAGVELSYVSKDMEEGYPGTLKVTVIYTLTDDNQLQIDYKATTDKPTVCNLTNHMYFNLAGQGKGDILGHELMINAPFFTPVDEGLIPTGEIRPVKGTPMDFTTPTAIGARINADYDQLKYGKGYDHNWVLDKKGNEMSLAAKVYEPTSGRVMEIWTVEPGIQFYAGNFLDGTIRGKGGKVYQHRYAFCLETQHFPDSPNKAQFPSTVLRPGQVYQTTTIHKFSTR, encoded by the coding sequence ATGAAGAAACGGAATGGGCTGGTTGGATTGACAGCGGGATTGATGCTTTTTGCGGGGGCCTGCAATTGGCAGATTTGGCGGCTTCAAGGAAAGGAGAGTGCAAGAATGAGTGTTCAGAAAGAGCCGTTCGGCGTTCTTCCGGACGGGCGGAGTGCGGACCTGTATATCCTGAAAAACAGCAGCGGAATGACGGCCAAGATAACCAACTACGGCGGGCATGTGGTGGCGCTGTATGTGCCGGACCGAAACGGCAAACTGGAGGATATTCTGCTCGGTCATGATGAGCTGAAGGGATATCTGGAACGCAAGACCAATCCGTATTTTGGGTGCATCATCGGACGGTACGGCAACCGAATCGGACAGGCGAAGTTTACGCTGGACGGCAAGGAGTACAAACTGGCGGCCAATGACGGGGCGAATCATCTGCACGGCGGAGTGGACGGATTTGACCGGCGGCTTTGGACGGCCAAGCCGTTTACAACAAAGAATACAGCGGGCGTGGAACTGTCCTATGTGAGCAAGGATATGGAGGAAGGGTATCCGGGCACACTCAAGGTGACGGTGATTTATACGCTGACGGATGACAATCAGCTGCAGATTGATTATAAGGCGACGACGGACAAGCCCACGGTTTGCAACCTGACCAATCATATGTATTTCAATCTGGCCGGTCAGGGCAAGGGAGACATTTTGGGGCATGAGCTGATGATCAATGCACCGTTCTTTACGCCGGTGGATGAAGGGCTGATTCCGACCGGAGAGATTCGTCCGGTGAAGGGCACGCCGATGGACTTTACGACACCGACGGCGATTGGGGCTCGCATCAATGCCGATTATGACCAGCTGAAATACGGCAAGGGCTATGACCACAACTGGGTGCTGGACAAGAAGGGCAACGAGATGTCTCTGGCGGCGAAGGTCTATGAGCCGACCAGCGGGCGTGTGATGGAAATCTGGACGGTGGAGCCGGGGATTCAGTTCTATGCGGGCAATTTCCTGGACGGTACCATCCGCGGCAAGGGCGGCAAGGTGTATCAGCATCGGTATGCCTTCTGTCTGGAGACGCAGCATTTTCCCGATTCGCCCAACAAGGCCCAGTTCCCGTCCACGGTTCTTCGCCCGGGACAGGTGTATCAGACCACAACCATTCACAAGTTTTCGACTCGATAA
- a CDS encoding sodium:solute symporter, with amino-acid sequence METGLLAVSAWSGLDTTILIAFFAGLIGIIIWVLMQKEETSQDYFLAGRNAGWVSIGSSIFASNIGSEHLVGLSGVGFVSGMAMAHWEMHAWLILVLGWVFVPFYDRIKIFTMPEYLEHRFSPGSRSILSLISLVSYVLTKVAVTVYSGGVVFGTVFGITRVPDNVPLIGGMDMFWVSAIGLVVITGLYTVMGGMKAVMYTSVLQTPVLLIGSIVILIVGLMRVGGWGEVERICGPNLKLVRPASDPEFPWTGVLFGSMIIGFWYWCTDQYIVQRVLSGKNQREARRGTILAGYFKLLPVFIFLVPGMIAYALTQKGLLNMPLTAEGKPDADAAFSTLVSQLLPIGFKGFVVCGLLAALMSSLASLFNSSAALFVGDFYKKLRPNASEKHLVVVGRIATATVVILGIVWIPVMKGMGNVLYRYLQAVQGLLAPAIAAAFVMGVFWKRATAMGGFWGLVVGFVLGMFRLTLDVMKGHLTEGTFLYWAANVNWLHYCEFLFVLCVTVTVLVSLMTPPPSSQQIRYTYYAATPEEKAATRASWNKWDVIHTLIILGVIVAFYIYFW; translated from the coding sequence ATGGAAACAGGATTGTTAGCCGTATCCGCCTGGAGCGGTCTGGATACGACCATTTTGATTGCTTTCTTTGCAGGGCTGATTGGGATTATTATCTGGGTGCTGATGCAGAAAGAGGAAACATCGCAGGATTATTTTCTGGCCGGCCGGAATGCGGGCTGGGTATCCATCGGCTCTTCGATTTTTGCCTCGAACATCGGCTCCGAGCACCTGGTCGGACTGTCGGGCGTGGGCTTTGTGAGCGGGATGGCGATGGCCCACTGGGAGATGCATGCATGGCTGATTCTGGTGCTCGGGTGGGTGTTTGTGCCGTTTTATGACCGGATTAAGATTTTTACGATGCCGGAATATCTGGAGCATCGGTTTTCGCCGGGTTCGCGTTCGATTCTGTCGCTGATTTCACTGGTCAGTTATGTTCTGACGAAGGTGGCCGTAACGGTGTATTCCGGCGGTGTGGTGTTCGGGACGGTGTTCGGGATCACCCGCGTTCCGGACAATGTGCCGCTGATCGGCGGGATGGATATGTTCTGGGTGTCGGCCATCGGGCTGGTCGTGATTACCGGTTTGTACACGGTGATGGGCGGGATGAAGGCCGTGATGTACACATCGGTTCTGCAGACGCCGGTTCTGCTGATTGGTTCAATTGTGATTCTGATTGTCGGACTGATGCGCGTCGGCGGCTGGGGTGAGGTCGAGCGGATTTGCGGGCCGAACCTGAAACTGGTTCGGCCGGCTTCGGACCCGGAGTTTCCGTGGACGGGCGTGCTCTTCGGTTCGATGATTATCGGGTTCTGGTACTGGTGCACGGACCAGTATATCGTCCAGCGTGTTCTTTCGGGCAAGAACCAGCGGGAAGCCCGCCGCGGGACGATTCTGGCGGGGTATTTTAAGCTGCTGCCGGTGTTTATTTTCCTGGTGCCCGGGATGATTGCGTATGCTCTGACGCAGAAAGGGCTTTTGAATATGCCGCTGACGGCGGAGGGCAAGCCGGATGCGGACGCGGCCTTTTCGACGCTGGTGTCCCAGCTGCTGCCGATTGGGTTTAAGGGCTTTGTGGTGTGCGGTCTGCTGGCGGCCCTGATGAGTTCGCTGGCCTCGCTGTTTAACTCCTCGGCGGCGCTGTTTGTGGGCGATTTTTACAAGAAGCTTCGTCCGAATGCCAGCGAGAAGCACCTGGTGGTAGTCGGGCGTATTGCGACGGCTACCGTGGTGATTCTCGGAATTGTCTGGATTCCGGTGATGAAGGGGATGGGGAATGTGCTTTACCGGTATCTGCAGGCGGTTCAGGGGCTGCTGGCTCCGGCGATAGCCGCGGCGTTTGTGATGGGTGTATTCTGGAAGCGTGCCACGGCGATGGGCGGTTTCTGGGGTCTGGTGGTCGGGTTTGTTCTCGGGATGTTCCGTCTGACGCTGGATGTAATGAAAGGCCATTTGACGGAAGGCACATTCCTGTATTGGGCAGCCAATGTCAACTGGCTGCATTATTGTGAATTTCTGTTTGTCCTTTGTGTGACGGTGACGGTTCTTGTGAGTCTGATGACCCCGCCGCCGTCTTCCCAGCAGATCCGGTATACGTACTATGCCGCTACGCCGGAAGAAAAGGCCGCCACACGAGCCAGCTGGAATAAGTGGGATGTCATTCACACGCTGATTATTCTGGGTGTGATTGTCGCGTTCTATATCTATTTCTGGTAA
- a CDS encoding TlpA disulfide reductase family protein has protein sequence MKSTQIIIIFLLILSILLQFYLCVILTVTLLPNSNQRPFFQRPAAEALPPSPKPLMKGVVREGLTFPPLEFTDLEGKTHNIQDYRGKVVVIDFWATWCGPCRAATPHLLETYHAFKDKGLVILGISLDSDKKALIDYLKAHEIPWPQYFDGLGWENKIWQRLGSGSIPLIIVIDRQGIVRHSDINPGQLKDAVQRLLENAPAAPSDEQTSGS, from the coding sequence ATGAAAAGCACGCAGATTATCATCATCTTCCTCCTAATCTTGAGCATTCTTCTCCAGTTTTACCTGTGTGTTATCCTGACCGTCACGCTCTTGCCCAATAGCAATCAGCGGCCGTTTTTCCAAAGACCTGCTGCTGAGGCACTTCCGCCCTCTCCTAAGCCCCTGATGAAAGGTGTTGTCCGGGAAGGGTTGACGTTTCCCCCGCTCGAATTTACTGACCTCGAAGGCAAAACCCACAATATCCAGGACTACCGCGGCAAGGTCGTCGTCATTGATTTCTGGGCAACCTGGTGCGGCCCCTGCAGGGCGGCAACCCCTCACCTGCTCGAAACCTACCACGCTTTCAAGGACAAGGGGCTGGTCATCCTGGGCATCTCGCTGGACAGCGACAAAAAGGCCCTGATCGATTATCTAAAGGCGCACGAAATCCCCTGGCCGCAGTACTTTGACGGCCTGGGCTGGGAAAACAAAATCTGGCAGCGGCTGGGTTCCGGCAGCATCCCCCTGATTATCGTCATTGACCGGCAGGGTATAGTCCGACATTCCGACATCAATCCCGGCCAGCTGAAAGACGCCGTCCAGCGCCTTCTCGAAAATGCCCCCGCTGCTCCCTCCGACGAACAGACATCCGGCTCCTGA
- a CDS encoding ribulokinase, producing MAYAIGLDYGTNSVRCVIVNTANGKEVGTAVYNYPSGEMGILLDRKDHNVARQNPADYLEGLEVTIKKSLAQARKNDKKFRADQIVGIGVDTTGSTPIPVDKDGVPLAMKKEFRKNLNAYVWLWKDHTGYAEAAEITELAAREHPEYLAKCGGTYSSEWFFSKILHCLRTDPKVFDAAYTWVEHADWIPAVLTGTDHPSKLKRCRCAAGHKAMFNEAWGGYPAKEFLSKLDPKLGALRDTLTATTQTVDQKAGDLTEEWAKRLGLKPGIPVAMGAFDAHLGGVGSGIGPGTLVKIIGTSTCDMAVAPNTEKLPDIPGICGIVDGSILPGYFGLEAGQSAVGDIFNWFVNYIQPGGKKEGDHAALTAKASKLKPGQSGLLALDWNNGNRTILVDQRLTGLLVGQTLHTRPEEIYRALVEATAFGALTIINRFEEYGVKIEQIINCGGISEKNPMIMQIYADVTGREMKISRSPQTCALGAAICGAVVGGAYPDFASAQKAMCGVKAKTFKPIAANHAVYKRLYGLYKQLHDAFGTKGYNQSLYNVMKDLLKIKEEVLKQ from the coding sequence ATGGCCTATGCAATCGGTTTGGACTACGGGACCAATTCGGTCCGGTGTGTGATTGTCAATACGGCGAACGGAAAGGAAGTCGGCACGGCGGTTTACAACTACCCGTCCGGCGAGATGGGGATTCTGCTGGACCGCAAAGACCACAATGTGGCCCGGCAGAATCCGGCGGACTATCTGGAAGGGCTGGAGGTGACGATTAAGAAGTCTCTGGCTCAGGCCAGGAAGAACGACAAGAAATTCCGGGCTGACCAGATTGTAGGCATCGGAGTGGATACGACCGGCTCGACGCCGATTCCAGTGGATAAGGACGGTGTGCCGCTGGCGATGAAAAAGGAGTTCAGGAAGAATCTGAATGCCTATGTGTGGCTGTGGAAAGACCACACGGGCTATGCAGAGGCGGCCGAGATTACGGAACTGGCGGCGCGGGAGCATCCGGAGTATCTGGCCAAGTGCGGCGGAACGTATTCGTCGGAGTGGTTTTTCAGCAAGATTCTGCACTGCCTGCGGACGGACCCGAAGGTGTTTGATGCGGCCTATACGTGGGTGGAGCATGCAGACTGGATTCCGGCGGTGCTGACAGGAACGGACCATCCGTCCAAACTGAAACGGTGCCGGTGTGCGGCAGGCCATAAGGCGATGTTTAATGAGGCCTGGGGCGGCTATCCGGCCAAAGAGTTTCTGTCCAAACTGGACCCGAAACTGGGGGCGCTTCGGGATACCCTGACGGCCACGACCCAGACGGTGGATCAGAAAGCGGGCGACCTGACGGAAGAGTGGGCCAAACGGCTGGGCTTAAAGCCGGGGATTCCGGTGGCGATGGGGGCGTTTGATGCGCATCTGGGCGGTGTCGGGTCGGGCATCGGGCCGGGAACGCTGGTGAAAATCATCGGCACGAGCACCTGCGATATGGCGGTAGCACCGAATACGGAAAAGCTGCCGGATATTCCGGGCATCTGCGGGATTGTGGACGGCTCGATTCTGCCGGGGTATTTCGGTCTGGAAGCGGGCCAGTCCGCCGTGGGCGATATTTTCAACTGGTTTGTCAACTACATTCAGCCCGGCGGAAAGAAAGAAGGCGACCATGCAGCGCTGACGGCCAAGGCCTCCAAACTCAAGCCCGGACAATCGGGGCTTTTGGCACTGGACTGGAACAACGGCAACCGGACGATTCTGGTGGACCAGCGGCTGACGGGACTTCTGGTGGGCCAGACGCTTCATACGCGTCCGGAGGAGATTTACCGGGCGCTGGTCGAGGCGACGGCCTTCGGGGCGCTGACGATTATCAACCGGTTCGAAGAGTACGGCGTGAAGATTGAGCAGATTATCAACTGCGGCGGCATCTCCGAGAAAAACCCGATGATTATGCAGATTTATGCCGATGTGACGGGCCGGGAGATGAAGATTTCCCGTTCACCCCAGACCTGTGCGCTGGGGGCGGCCATCTGCGGAGCGGTTGTGGGCGGGGCGTACCCCGACTTTGCCTCGGCGCAGAAGGCGATGTGCGGGGTGAAGGCCAAGACCTTCAAGCCCATTGCGGCAAATCATGCGGTGTATAAGCGGCTCTATGGGCTTTATAAGCAGCTGCATGATGCCTTCGGGACCAAAGGATACAACCAGTCGCTGTACAATGTGATGAAAGACCTGCTGAAGATTAAAGAAGAGGTTCTCAAACAATGA
- a CDS encoding right-handed parallel beta-helix repeat-containing protein gives MMRSFLRGGGVFVWLAVGWPVWVWAAEYYVSPAGSDTNSGTVSSPFKTIGRAVTAASAGDTIFLRGGQHPYSAKVSISKSGTSLNPITLRSYPGETVVLDFSGTPTGTRGIELSGSYWVFYDFVIQNAGDNALYITGGYNQIERITARWNEDSGIQLHTGAAYNLLLNCDSYENYDPANHGENADGFAVKFGVGAGNILQGCRAWSNSDDGYDCWNTDPPSQAVTFERCWAFRNGINLWGDAAFAGDGNGFKLGAGSGGHFLVYCAAFDNPHHGIDVNGNITGVTVYQCSGIRNGGRNFYFDEHNSAHVLRNNLSHLGSVLMYEEIDDQFNSWNGFVLTDDDFAGLDSAEADGPREADGSLPRLSFARLRAGSAVIDAGAVVGLAYLEAGPDLGAFEFIPGDCAADGRVDLLDVERLAEWWLMGACGRCGGADFNGSGSVNLSDWKKAASYWLRDNY, from the coding sequence ATGATGAGAAGCTTTTTGCGGGGAGGCGGGGTTTTTGTCTGGCTGGCGGTTGGATGGCCGGTTTGGGTTTGGGCGGCGGAGTATTATGTGAGCCCCGCCGGCAGCGATACCAACAGCGGCACCGTCAGCAGTCCTTTCAAAACAATCGGCCGGGCCGTTACGGCGGCCTCAGCGGGGGATACGATTTTCCTTCGAGGCGGACAGCATCCTTATTCCGCAAAAGTTTCCATCAGCAAAAGCGGAACTTCGCTGAATCCAATCACCCTGCGTTCTTATCCCGGTGAAACGGTTGTTCTTGATTTTTCCGGCACTCCCACGGGAACTCGCGGGATTGAACTGAGCGGCAGCTATTGGGTGTTTTACGATTTTGTCATTCAGAATGCCGGCGATAATGCACTGTACATTACCGGCGGATATAATCAGATTGAGCGGATTACAGCCCGCTGGAATGAAGATTCGGGCATTCAGCTGCATACCGGTGCGGCCTATAATCTGCTCCTGAACTGCGATTCGTATGAGAATTATGACCCGGCCAATCATGGAGAAAATGCGGACGGATTTGCCGTCAAATTCGGGGTCGGGGCGGGCAATATTCTTCAGGGGTGTCGGGCGTGGAGCAATTCGGATGACGGGTATGACTGCTGGAATACAGACCCGCCGAGTCAGGCCGTCACATTTGAGCGATGCTGGGCCTTTCGAAACGGAATCAATCTTTGGGGAGATGCCGCCTTTGCCGGGGATGGGAACGGATTTAAGCTGGGAGCCGGTTCCGGCGGGCATTTTTTGGTGTATTGTGCGGCTTTCGACAACCCCCATCACGGTATTGACGTAAATGGGAATATTACCGGCGTGACCGTCTATCAGTGCAGCGGGATTCGAAACGGCGGCCGGAATTTTTATTTTGATGAGCATAATTCTGCGCATGTGCTTCGGAACAATCTGTCGCATCTGGGGTCGGTTTTGATGTATGAGGAGATTGATGATCAGTTCAATTCGTGGAATGGGTTTGTGCTGACAGATGACGATTTTGCTGGACTGGATTCGGCGGAGGCCGATGGTCCGCGCGAGGCGGACGGTTCTCTGCCGCGGCTCAGTTTCGCCCGTCTTCGTGCCGGCAGTGCAGTGATCGATGCCGGGGCGGTTGTGGGACTGGCGTATCTGGAGGCGGGGCCGGATTTGGGGGCTTTTGAGTTTATTCCGGGAGACTGTGCCGCGGACGGGCGGGTGGATTTGCTGGATGTTGAACGGCTGGCGGAATGGTGGCTGATGGGGGCATGCGGACGATGCGGGGGAGCGGATTTCAACGGGAGCGGGTCTGTGAACCTGTCTGACTGGAAGAAGGCGGCTTCGTATTGGCTCAGAGACAATTATTAA